The DNA window CTCATCAGCAAATTTATCTTCACTATAATATCTATCAATCAAAAAACCTCGTTTTATTAAAGCCTTTTgtattatttacaaaaatgtAACATCAAAATTTTGAGCAACATTGCCTTCCTAGTACGGTTAGCAGATATCACACTGTCGTAGCAAATACGCTTCCAAGTATCGTCTCCAGGCCCTCAATGGACTTAAATTTTCTAAGCtaggtttattttcttttgtccTAATGCTTGTAAAAACACCCTTGGCTGCGAAACCAAGTAGCTCGGTCGAGTCCATGAAACCGTGCATCTTTGAAATGATATAGGAGGATCTCGTTCTCAAACACTCATCAGAAGCAATGGACTCCTGCTGAGATCTAATGTTTCGGTTTGGTAGGACTTGATGAGATTCTGATGTGTTATTTTCAGTAAACTCATGGCTTCCCATGCCAAATGAATCCCAATCAACCCGTTGCACCATTTCAGCTGCTTTTTCTGTTGCAGTAGGAAATGGATGCTCCAGAGACTGTTCCAATGCTAAGCTTTCAACTTTGATTTTCAGTTCAAGTAGTCGACTTCCGATTCGTGAAGCAACGGCATCGTATAGTTTACCTCTTGATACTTGCTCTTTGCCTTCTGCGTTGAGCAAATCGTCAAAAAGGATTGGATCACCAACAAGCACCGTAACCTGCAGCACCCATGTGCAATGATTAATAAGGTACAGCAGTGAGAATAGCCGATATATCCGTAGCTAATCATGTGCTATATTCAAATAATGTATGACAGGAAAGGTCGGAAAAAATGATGGGTTCAGAAAATGTAAGAAAAAGGGAAAAGTGAGATTAGACACATGCGGAAGGAGAATAATTGATATATCAGTAACTAATCATGTGCCGTATTCAAATAATGTATGATAGGAAAGGTCagaaaaaatgatatatttgaaaaaatgtAAGAAAAAGGGAAAAGTAAGATCAGACCCATGCAGAAGGAGAATGTATGAACATGTGGCTACAACAAGTGTAGGTCATATGAGCATACAAAAAAAAAGGTAAGCAGGAGCCCTGCCCACACATTCAAcaattttttgttcaaaaaaaagCTTTGAAACTCTTCTATTTGTTAAGTGCAGATGCTTCAAGATCATTACCTAGCAAAATGAttggatgaaaaaaaaaaaatttataaattgccagagcaaaataaaatagacTACATACCGTCTTGCCAACCCGAGGGAAGTTGGCTCCTATAGGCATGATTTCCTGCATCCCCAAGTGAACAAATGGAATGACCACAGGGACAGTATCAGCATCAAGGATCAACCTATCAAAGTGAGAATGTCTTGATAATCAATTTTGGAATGTTGACAGCCAATCAGCCATAGTACCACCATACATTAATCCATCCACAAAGAATGATATCATTCAAAACTAGATCCTTACCTCCCAACCCCTCTTTTTGAAGACCCCATAGTTTTGCCACCATCACGAGACCGACTACCTTCGGGGAAAATATGAACCCATCCACCACTATTGAGCTTTGCAATAGCCATATCCATTCCCTGCAGAAAACACAAaatggaaaataaatttaatttaagttaaagaaattgacAACAAgacaaaaataattgaaaaaacataatttaaagtTTAGTGAACCAAAAAGATTAAGTGCCGACTGTTCATTTAATTAGAATGAACATTTTTGCATAATCTCAAAGAAGTCAGAGCTGATTTATTAGACACAGATTTAGATTTTCAATGCTCAGCAACATTTCTAATAAGAAATGATAAAGTTACATAAAGGCAGCCAATATTTATGTTTGAAATGTGACTTGAGTACGTGATTCTTCAGCTTAGTTAGGAGTATCAATGCAAATGTGTGGGAGCTAGAGCCAATAGATGAGgtattattttgttatattggACTTTATAGCAAGGAACATTAAGATACTTAAATAACACATACATCAAGTAATTCTAAAACAACTAAAGTATTCAATAATGTATGCAGTTCAATAGATGTAAACATAAACTCAGGGCTATACTTTCTGATAAATTCCTTCACCCCGATCAACGGGCAATACTTTGACAGATCGAAAAAAAGCAGAAGTAACAGGATTACGGAAACAACGGTCACTAGCACAAAGAGTCCATCTTATGTTCTGAGCATCCAGTAGTACTGTTGGAGGAAGCAATGAAGCAATAACAAACGGATCATCTACAGCAGCAACATGGTTGCTCACCTGCAGAAGGACCAAAAAGTTTAGGAATCCTACAAAATAAACGTAGATAAAAGGATTTAAAGATAGAAACTCCAGCTCGCAAACAAACTAGGTAACAGAGACATATTCTACGATGGTTCAAGAATGATGCATACCGTCAATAGAGGCTTACTCTTGGGCCTATTAAGCAACGGATCATGCAATTTCTCTAATCCAAACACCTATGACAACAGAGGAAGCCattttaaaaactgaaatatCGGAAATCTCTACATACCTGAACATAATCTAGTCCATTCTGAAATACACGACACACATTTCTAATGAGAAAACAGCAAAGAAAAATATCTGAAAAATTTCTGTATACCTGAACTCGATTAAGTCCATTCATAAACACATGACAGACATTTCCAATGAGTGGAACAGCAACGGACTGAAGCATGCGAAGAATTAAAGATTCTTCTTCAGCATCAAATTCTTTACCAACTGTAGTCGCAAGAATTACAAAAAAAGCTACTCACTattcaaaacttaattaaataataattaatcacaattaGATGCTAGCTAATCACAATTAGAAACTAACTAATCAAAATTACATGCTAACTAATCACAATTAGAAGCTAACTAATCAATATTACATGATAACTAATCACAATTAAATGCTAACTAATCACAATTAGATGCTTGAGAAATCAATTTTTCTACTACAATTTAAACTACTAATAGCAATAACTGATTTTGCATTCGGAAATAGCGTGAACATATAAATTCAACGATCTTTTACAACAATTTACCAGACTAGGTCAAACAGTGCAGcaaaaaaacacacaaaaaaacAATAGTAACTCAAGACAAGCAAGAAATGATGAGCGAACGATTATCTAACCTGTTTTACGATAAAATGCGGAAGAAGACTGCAAAGAACCTTGACGAAACTCATGGAAGCGAGTGATCCACCGCTGGACCGTCGACGAGAAATAATATCCAGAGAATATCGGAGATCGTTGTCGGTGACGGTCCACCGCCACTCGGAATCGGTCTTTGAACCGGAGCTGTAATACGCGGGCCTTGCTTTTCCATAGATCCGTTTTTTCGATTCTGTGTACGGCCATTGTTTACGCTCAGTACTTTTGTTTCTCTGCGAATATATTTAGTCTCAGATATTTTATTAGGGGAGTAAGTGAGGAGAGAAAGATACGGAGGTAGAGAGGTGGAGGCGGTTAGGGGAACTTTCAGGTGTGCGTAATCACATATTTTGCAATTAGCAATTATTTATGTGGGTCCCCGATATGAAACGCAGTCGTATCTGAGAGTCAGAGgaaattataagaaaaaaattccgGCCTCACTTGATTCGTTTTATAGCAATTTCCGGAAAGTTAAAAGTTAACTTCCCGGAAAATATAGTTATTGTGAAGTTAACTTCTCAGCAAGTTGATAAATATtgcttgttttgatttttacttCCTGGAAAGTAtgaaactaatttttaattaaaagacaaaaatgttctatgataatttttatataaatttaaaaggaaaaaaaagttaaggttaaattagaaaaatacaaCAAAAGTGCTAGGGAAGTTCTACTTCCTTAAGTTTTGTTAGGGAAGTTACTTCCCTAATCAAAGGGAAGTCAAACATCCAACTTCCCGGGAAGTAGAATgtataaattgaaccaaataaaaaatatttgctaCTTTTTGGTAAGTACAACTTTCCTAACCTATTTACCTCCAACCAAGCGAGGCCGTCATTTTGGATAAAAGGAGATGATGTACCTCTTTCATTACGGTGAGTataattggtttgatttgatttaataattcatttataattatactagtatattttacaaattatatttacatttagttcagttaatcaaatttattaccggtttaatttaatttgatttagggTTTTACTATTTATTGTCATATTTATtagactagtttcgcattacgtgctatgcacgtggctcgtaacgtaactcgtcaataaacatattagtaaatttattataattatatcaattttatatttataattaatattaaattagttaagaatttttgtaaaagtaaatataatatattcggttattaattttttttttcatactgaatttattcttattttggttttataataagtataattaaataattaacttaattttattaataatatctttaaaaataataagatagaaatttaaataataatatattgatcaaatacagtattctaattttgtagttcaatcaaactaaaagataggtattcctacaaatttggagacaatttagttatttttacatattaaaaactaaattggagataatttagctacctattttaattaggactttaattacaatagtaattaattaaataactaattagttaatgactataaaacctttatttaatagtaaactgaaagggattattcagtaaatttgcctgtccccccccccatccgtgcttttatatatagtatagatatagatatatccCCTCTAATTacctctttatttttttaattaaaaaaataaaaataaaaaatagactGGACGTTTTCGGTAAATTTGGAGACGATTACGTCTTCCCAGAAAAGGAGACGTTTCATGGAATTTGATCCTCTTGTATGAGAATCTATTCAAACAGCAGATTGATAGACATTGATGAAGCATGCTATTTTTGCAAAACTTATATAGAAAAAGGCTGCCATATGCTGATTTTACATTCTTGTAGGATGAACGCCACATAGCGTCTTCTGATTGAAAACGTAttagatgaattttttttgttatttatgtggaggagaaatatttgaatttaatacgtatttttataaattataatttttttttgaataatttagtTATTCTTTCTAAAATAAAGACCATTATTAAATTAGATGCTCTTAGAAAATGAAATTTGGTGAATTTATTGTATTTGAGGGCTGcaagaaaattaaagaaaaagagaCCATAAGTATATACTAGTCTaatatcaaaaaagaaaagaaaagtataTACTAGTCATTTTATCAAGATGTGGAGTGCGATTTGAGTGTAACCAGTGCGTGGGACTCTAACTGAACAGTCCTTAATTAATTAGGATAATTATTCCAAATTCTAAAAGGATTCTATAAACCAAGAAGTTATCCTAAACAACTAGGAAGATATGCCTATATAAATAGGCggccaaaaaaaaattctcagaGTAGATCACGTCACATGGGCGGTAATGATGATTTTGAAGGTTGGAAAGAAGCACCAGCGGAAATAATTTGGCTGATAATGGAAAAACTGCACTTGATAGATGCGATTCGATTACCGGCGGTTTGCAAGGATTTCAGACTGCTTTCACCAGTCTGCCCACCAAGCTCAGCCATTGTAGGGACAGTACCCTGGGTTTTGATGCTGAACAAAAATGGCCATGATCATCTGGATTTTATTCGGGTTATAACTCTAACGACGCACAAGATCCGCATTGATCCAAACTTATTCGATCATCGATCCAATCTTCCTTTATGCTTTAGGAATGGATAGTTACTGGCGGCCACCGACTCTAACTACAATAAACAAATCAGGATGTTTTTACTTAAGCCAATGACCAATGAGAAAATATGAATGCCTGATACTGGCACCCGCATTTATGGATTTTCTATTTCAGTTGTCGATGGCAAGCCCGAGTATGTACTGGTTGCTAATCTATTACTTGAACCTGATACCAGTACCATTATTCTACGGAAATGGTGTCAAGTAGATAATTCTTGGACAAATTATGCCCAATTGGATACGAGTCTCCATTTCAAGGAACACATCTTGGCTATGTGTGTCCCCTGAGAAAAAATCTACTGCATTGATGAAAGAAATTGCGTGGAGATATACGATATGAAAAGGTGTCAATGGAAAAATACTCCTATAAAAATACCATCATCAAATGAACAAGGCATTGTCACAAGAATTTCGGATGATAAAGGAGAGATTCGTCGAGTGGACATGGACTTGAAGCATTCGTGGAggaataaacacaaaataaagcGGGGACTCgacttaatattttacaaattaaatgaCGAGAAGATGGAGTGGGAGTTATTCTCCGAAAGTGAAATCAAGAATACATCATGGTTCGTAGGAAATATCACCTCTTATTTGGAGAAAGGAAAACCGTGCATCTGTTTGATCACCGGtgatggttatttaattgtttccGATATTTATAAGCCAATTCAGAAGGATACTGATATTCGGCACGTGACCCGttgactgttcgtacttcagaagcgaaccagagttagattgcttgccaggatcacgtggatttagcaagcagtgagtttatatctctatttacctctttattaagcaaacgtattattttgtatatatatgtataagcagcttttgaactgttttcggcattgtggatttgatttggaacgtgctactcgatgggcatcatcgggactgcgtgcgcaccggtaatgattatggtattgaggtaggtttgagatacgtctcaccttagtgagggcaccggtggaagatacgtctcctgggctcactatttattaagtgatagtcggggatcggttttgagatacgtctcaccgacacgacaatggatttagaattgtggtttagggtttcattgataatccataatgaaaatgttttattaaacgttttaaaggtttttaacttaataaatgtaaatggttatataaactctactcagtaaatctgaccccgttgttttcccaaattttccaggtttatgatttgagctttggtcgatctccgtttcttcattctcggaggttctttatttatttcagaaataaagtgtcgaactattttaaactcttagaccgcagtagtagtttcatattattcatgtcttagccttacgtttatattttaggctattgttgttggattggtccaactattacttatcgcttgtggcatgattacagtgttatggcatttatattatattgccatgttggagtttatttgagattaagcgtactttaaatatatgctgtttatctgtactgctagattaggctgaagtctcggttgcccccgagcatgtgatttttctgcaggtactttgttttaaatgtatctaagttggttatccgcaaggctagctacgggttttggtacaaccatacccataccctagcgccggtcacgattcatgaaaatgggtcgtgacaaacttggtatcagagctttcttcttgccgttttcagtgacagagggtcacagagacagaTTGCTCTCacttactagggatgataggtcagtatccgagtatacgacagagttcgtgaggttgggtcggttcgcgccggacttgcagacagatcaggaaagggtgaacaacagatacataaaaggcttagggcgcgattttATGAGTTTGCTGACCGAGACACGCAGAGATtttacagacgtagtagacagtgctcggcgtatggagagctcgttactgcagtttggggatatttctggtccttctcagaccaagaagtcttctggccctggacagcagagtggtggtggtagctaccaatcggcaccttctcagtacaagaacaagaagaggggtgtcaagaagagttatcagccgtacacctacagttcaggcaacagcggtagcagccgcagttttgggcgcggtaacagcggaggtgctagttttcctttctgtcagaactgcagacgtcgacatccaggcgagtgtcgcttagcaccagggggttgttttacttgtggccagccgggtcacttcgccagagagtgtcaggcatctgggcagcagatgtctgcAGCTAGCGTtgctcagccatcctatcagagtcagagaccagtgttctctgcaccagcagggttttctctacctgctgcttcttttggtggccagcggggccgaggttctggagggcgtggttttggaggccgtggcaacggcggtagaggttctagcagctatggtaccgggcagagctctcagcagcagagtcagggtcaggccagagttttcgccttgactcctcaggatgctcatgcatctaacgcagtggtgcaaggtactcttcagatctctttcgtagatgcacttgttttattcgatgcgggtgcaacccattcttttgtgtctacgtgttttgctgctaagttgggtgtaacaccaacaagtctgggtgaacctttatctgtttctactcctttgtctgactgtgtggtggtggatgttgtgtatccatcgtgttccgtggttatccatggaaggGATTTGCGTGCTGActtagttgttttggatgttctttcatttgacgtgattttggggatggattggctggcacgccattatgcttcgatcgactgtcgagggaagtcggttgagtttcggattccaggtgatctacccttttcttttcaaggggaaaaggcggagacaccgaagaatctgatttctgcgatcaaggcaaagcggatgatgagtaagggttgtcaagctttcttagctgtggttcgagacatggatgctgaggtgggcagtatgaacactgtccctatagtgaacgAGTTCACTGACgtatttccagaggagttgcctggattaccacctgatcgggatatcgagttctgcattgacgttgttcctggaactggtcttatttcgataccgccgtatcggatggctcctgctgagctgaaggagttaaaggagcagttacaagaacttctggacagtggcttcatcagaccgagtacttctccatggggtgctccagttctgtttgttaagaagaaggatggttcctttcggctttgtatcgactacaggcagttgaataaggctaccatcaagaacagatatcctcttcctcgcatcgacgacttgtttgatcagttgcagggtgcgaagtgtttctccaagattgacttgagatccgggtatcatcaacttcggattcgggatgtcgatgtgcctaagactgctttcagaacgcgttatgggcatttcgagtttctggtcatgtcgtttgggttgactaacgcaccagcagcgtttatggacacgatgaatcgggttttcaagccgtttttggatcagtttgttatcgtctttattgatgacatcctgatttattctcggagtgaggaggagcatgcttatcacttgaggactatactacagaccttgcgagagcatcagttgtatgctaagttctcaaagtgcgagttttggctggaacaggttaccttcttaggacacgtggtgtcgaaggatgggatcaaggttgatccgaagaagattgaggcggtgatggattggcagaggccgaggtcagttaccgagatcaggagttttcttgggttagctggctactaccgtcggttcgtgcaggatttctctcgaatatctgcacctttgactaagctgacacagaagggtgttaagtttgagtggaccgacaagtgtgaggcaagtttcgagaagctgaaggagattctgactacagctcctgttttggcgttgccttctggcattgagggttttactgtgtactgcgatgcttctcggattggcttgggttgcgtgttgatgcaacatggacaagtgatcgcctatgcttctcgtcagctgaagaagcatgaggtgaattaccctacacatgacttggagttagctgctgtggtctttgctctgaagatctggaggcactacttgtacggtgcgacatgcgagatcttcactgatcacaagagtctgaagtacatctttgatcagcgagagttgaatctgagacagaggaggtggctagagttgctgaaagactacgactgtactattcagtatcatcctggtaaggctaatgtggtggCCGATGctttgagtcgcaagtcttcgggcagcttagcccatatttctgaggttggacgtagacccatggttcgagaatggcatggtttgatagcttcgggctacggttttcaggtttctcagaacgggagtttgttggcacatctgcaagtgcagccggttttgattgataggattaaagctttacaagctgaggatccacaattgaaacggattatggatgagatccatctagatgggaattccgagtttgtctttgttgacggagttctcaggtttggttctagactgtgcgttccggattcagatggtttgagagaccagattctggaggaagcgcatagatcagcttacagtgttcatccgggatctaccaagatgtaccatgacctcaagggtacgtattggtggagcggaatgaagaaggatgttgcagagtacgtttccaagtgtctgacttgccagcaggtgaagctggaacatcagagaccttttggctatctacaaccactacctattccagagtggaagtgggagcggattgccatggacttttttgttggtttaccacgtactcgacaggggtacgattccatctgggtgatagttgaccgtatgaccaagtcagctcatttccttccgatcaaggtttcgtatcctgcttcgaagttggctcagttgtacatcgacaggattgtcagtttgcatggtgtaccggtttcaattgtttctgacagaggttctgttttcacttcgaggttctggaaagcgttacaggagtccttaggttctcgattggacttcagtacagcttttcatcctcagactgacggtcagtctgagaggactattcagacgttggaggatatgctcaggatgtgcattcttgattttcagggtagctgggatactcatttgccgttgattgagttttcgtacaacaatagttatcatgcgagcattgagatggcaccttatgaggctctgtacggacgcaagtgtcgatctcctatctgctgggaagaggtcggcgagcggaagttgtctggtgctgagattattcagattacctcagagaaggtaccgttgataaaacggaggttggagacagcttttagtcggcataagagttatgcagatccgaagaggaaagacatcgagtttcaggtgggagactttgtgtttcttcgggtttcgcctatgaaaggcgtggttcgttttggtgtcaagggaaagttggctccgaggtacattggtccctatgagatttcagagaggattggagaggtggcttatcgtctggttcttccgccagacatgtcgttagtgcatcctgtttttcatgtttctatgctgaggaagtgcatctcagatccttcacatgtgattgtgcctcagagcgttgagattgaccaggagctgtcctatgaggaacaaccaattgaggttgttgatacgcaagtgcgcaagttacggaacaaggagattccgatggtcaaagttctgtggcggaatcattctgttgaggagtgcacttgggagacggagtccgatatgcggaaacgttatcctttcctttTTTCTTGAGGTACGTGTAACGTTACCTTTCTGTTTTAGTTGATTGTTTCGGTGCTTGTTGTGTTGATATGTTTACTTGTTTTTGCGTTTTAAATTCGTGGACGAATTTTTagtaagttggggagaatgtaatatcccgtgtttt is part of the Mercurialis annua linkage group LG3, ddMerAnnu1.2, whole genome shotgun sequence genome and encodes:
- the LOC126675179 gene encoding uncharacterized protein LOC126675179, yielding MAVHRIEKTDLWKSKARVLQLRFKDRFRVAVDRHRQRSPIFSGYYFSSTVQRWITRFHEFRQGSLQSSSAFYRKTVGKEFDAEEESLILRMLQSVAVPLIGNVCHVFMNGLNRVQVFGLEKLHDPLLNRPKSKPLLTVSNHVAAVDDPFVIASLLPPTVLLDAQNIRWTLCASDRCFRNPVTSAFFRSVKVLPVDRGEGIYQKGMDMAIAKLNSGGWVHIFPEGSRSRDGGKTMGSSKRGVGRLILDADTVPVVIPFVHLGMQEIMPIGANFPRVGKTVTVLVGDPILFDDLLNAEGKEQVSRGKLYDAVASRIGSRLLELKIKVESLALEQSLEHPFPTATEKAAEMVQRVDWDSFGMGSHEFTENNTSESHQVLPNRNIRSQQESIASDECLRTRSSYIISKMHGFMDSTELLGFAAKGVFTSIRTKENKPSLENLSPLRAWRRYLEAYLLRQCDIC